Within uncultured Methanoregula sp., the genomic segment CTTTAAAAATCTATAAAAACATAATAATAAATTATAAGTAATATACAAAATATTAAAATTAAATAGAAACTGTTAATGAAAAAGATAAAGCAGAACAACCTTCCCCCGGATCAAAGGGATTGGCTTGATCATCCGAAAAATAAACCAATAGATGGCAGCACGATCGCGTTTGTACTTGGTATCCTTGTTTTAATCTGTATAATTTTTCTGGCTATAATTACACCTGTTCTTATTAACCATGCAATAACATTGATTGCCGGAATTGATTTACCCCCTAAGTACCAGATTAATAATGTTACGTATGATACAAAAGATCAGGTGATTGATTTCTTCAAAAATCGTTTTTAAAGATACATTAGTGAAATCCTGCAACTCTGCCTTTTTACATTTTTAGAAACATTCCATCGCACAGGACGGCAGAATTCCAGAATATTTTTTTGCAAAAACGCAGGACCATTCCGAATTTTCGATCATTCATTTTTTTGGATAATTACCCAGAACCCGGAATCATCGCTGATGATCCGGTAATCACTGATTTCGGCATCGTGAATCGCAGCCCTGATTCTGTCGGCAGGGAGCGTGCGGAACCGGGTTCGTGCGAAATGATCTGAAGTGTCTGCGTCCCCGCGTTCACTCCGTCCGGCCAGCATTTCATCACGGATCCGGGCGCTGCCATATCCACCTCCGATGTAGGCAGTACCTCCCGGTTTCATGACACGAAGAATCTCCCGGAATGCGACCGGGAGATTGTTCCAGGAATGATACGATCCCCGGCTGACAACAAGGTTGAATGTGGCATCTGCTGCCGGGATTGCATGGACATCGCCGATAACCGGCACGACCCGGTCTTTCATGTGGCCCCTGCGGATATTTTCCCGGGCAAGAGCGAACATTGCCGGTGAACTGTCGAGTGCCGTTACCTGAAGGTTCGAGATCCATGCAAGGGCAATTGCCAGCGGTGCCGGCCCGGATCCCACATCAAGGCAGGCTCCTCTCGTGATACCGGTCCGATTAATGATCTGGTCGGCGATGACGGGATAGATACAGGCAAACCTCGTTCTGGTGAGTTCGTCGTACTGCCGTGCATCATCCGCTGTTTTCCAGAATGGATCGGATGTTTCCGTCATGGTATAGCGTTGCCAGTAGCCTGCCTGATAGTGACCTTTTCACTAGTGCTTTTTTCTTAGTCCGTCCGCTGTTCCTGTGAGATGATAAAAAGAAAAGTTGGTCTTCTTACGCAGTGATAGTGACCTTGGCACGATTAATTATGTTGCCGGTCGGGTCCACCAGGTCCAGATAGAAGTACTTGCCGATATTGGTCGGGTTGCCGAACGTATATGCTGCAAAGTATTGTGTTTTAGTACTCCCACCGTCCCAGAGGACGCGGGCATTTGCGTTCACTCCTGGAGGAACGTTCGGATCTTTACCAAAAGCGGTCCCTCCCACAGGCACGTAATCTACACAATCGGCATGATTAATCACCAATGTATCCCCAACGACAAATGCCGAGGTATTATAGAAACCGGTCGCATTGAAAAAGACTGGATCCCCGGTAACGGATCTGAGGATCGTTTTGTTGATATTCCAAGCAAACTTGGACGCATCCGCACCAAAGAGCTCGGAAGGGGTGGTCCTGAAGTCGACTTTGGACAGGGCAACCGCATCGCCGCGTACGTGAGAGATTGTCATACCATTTGCCTGACTGTAGGTTCCCTCAATAGCCACATTCGTTGGTGCTTTCTGCGAGTTGCTTGCCATACCGCCAGCAAATGCCGAAACGACCGCTGCAATAATGACCACAACGACCAGCATCAGCATCACACCGACGACCGGCGAAACTGCATCTTCTGTACCGGATTTACCGTGGCTCATCATGTTAGCCCACCACCACATCTTTGTTAAATATAGTCGCACCGCTCGGGATATACACCAATTTGACGTTCACGACATTACCGGACACCAACGACTCCCAGTTATTACCAAGAACTGCCTGCATTCCGTCAACTGTTGTGCCTGCAGTGTAACTCCAACCTGTATACTGGCCCATACTATTTCCAACTCCGTAACCTGTAGAACCGGGACTGGTTATAAATCCCCCAGATTGGCCGGCGGGATATGCATACATTGACGTACCTCCAATGAGCGTATAAACCCCAAACTGCTGCGCTGCTTCATTTGGTTTTCCGGAGTTAGAAGCTGCGACACCGGGACCATATCCCCATGGGGCAGTTCCACCTGCAGCGGGGAATCCGCCGCCGCCCCATCCAAAGACATTCGTGGCTTTAGTGACTGTTGCACCACCCTTACCCCCAGAGGAATTTGTCCAGGTAGTGACCAGTTTCAGGTCTTTGGTTGGTATCGGTTCAGAAACCGTGACTACTTTCGCTTCAAAAACACTCGAGGCATAGACTCCGGTGTTCTTGATCTGCACATCCATGGCAATCGTAGGGGATTTAGCCTGCCCGGACATAAGCCCGCCGGCAAATCCGCTGACAACTGCAGCGATGATGATCACAACGACCAGCATCAGCATAACGCCAACAACCGGTGAGACTCCCTCCTCGCCATTTTCTCTCGAAATTCGTTTCAGATAATGCATTGTATCTTCCTCTGCCCAAATCTCCATGAGCACATCATGGCGGAGCATGAGCGGCAGTCTTACGACTGCAAACGTGTTCTGCCATGCCAACACTCTTTTTTAATTAAAAATATTTAACTACGATCATTTGTTAACTGATTAAAATTAATTTAATATCGGGCGATCATTTTATTCGGTTCATCGGGTTACGACGATTAAAACTCGGAGAAAAAGCCGAATCCGCTCCCGCCACCCTCTATTTTCTCCTTATGTCCCTTTCCCGAACCAGGCTTCGCTCTTGTGGGCGGCAGCGATCATCCGGGAAGTATAGGGATTCTGCGGGTGCAGTAAGACCTCTGACGTTTTTCCCTGCTCGACAATTTCTCCTTTGTGCAGGACAGCTACCGTATCGCTCATCTTCCCGATGACCTGGAGATCGTGGGAAATGAAGAGAAGTGTAAGGTTCCGTTTCCGTTGAATATCTTTCAGCAGGTTGAGCACCTGTGCCTGCACCGAGAGATCCAGCGCGGCTGTCGGTTCGTCGGCCACGATGAATACTGGATTGAGTGCCAGCACCCGGGCCAGCGCCACACGCTGTTTCTGCCCCCCGGAGATCTCGAACGGGAAACGCGAGGCGAGTTCCGGCTGGAGCCCGACCTGTTCGAGCAGTTCCGGGATACGATCCTCCATTTCCCGTTGTCCGGCAAGATGCCAGATCCTGAAAGGCTCGGCCACGCAGTCATGGATTGTCATGCAGGGGTTAAGCGAGGTATCCGGGTCCTGGAATATAATCTGCATTCGTTTCCGGTAATGCCTCAGGGCCGGTCGGGAGAGTGCGGTGAGATCAATGCCATCGAACCGGACTGTTCCGCTGGAGGGTTCGATCAGCCTGAGCGCGATCCGGCCAAGCGTTGTCTTCCCGCTCCCGCTTTCACCCACGAGCCCGAGCGTCTCACCACGCCGCATGGATAGTGACACGTTATTGACTGCCACGTTTTTCTGCTTCCGGAGAAACCCCCTCGTGTAATATTTCGTGACGTTCGCGAGCTCAAGCATAATGTACGCATCTTACCTGGTGTGATCTGCTGGTTTCTGTCAGTGTTGGATGGGTGCTGCGACACGCGTCAGTTGCTGCCTGGCATCGCGGGAAAAACCGGCATCCGGCAGGCAGCTGATCCGGTGGGGGACTCATGCCGGGAATCGGGTGGAGACCCGCTGAGGGGTGTGAGGCGATCAGGCCCTGCGTGTACGGGTGTTTGGGCATGGAAAGAACATCCTGCAAAAGCCCCGTCTCGACGATCTCCCCTGCATACATCACGGCAATCCGGGTACACAGGAACGAGGCCGCTCCCAGATCGTGAGTGATGAGAAGAAGTGTCCTGTCGTCCGCCAGCTGTTTTTTTATGAGTTCCAGGACCTGCAGTTTTACCTGGGCATCGAGTCCTGCGGTCGGTTCATCGGCTATGATTAAGCGTGGATTGCAGGAGAGAGCCATGGCGATCAGGATACGTTCCCTCATACCTCCGGAGAACTCGTGGGGATAGCGGTTTTTTGCCTGCTCCGGATCATCGAATCCCATCAGCCCGAGAAGACGGGAAGCCTCGTCCTGCGCTGCCTGCCGTGATAGGAGCTTGTGGGTGAGAAGAGGTTCTGCTACCTGCTCACCGATTTTTACAACCGGGTTGAGGGCGTTTGCGGAGTTTTGTGAGATCAAAGAAATTTCCCGTCCCCGGATCTGCTGCAGTTTTCTGGGAGAGAGTGATATGAGGTTTTGATTCCCGTACTGGATCGTCCCACGGACCTGGGCATTCTCCGGCAGGAGTCCCATCACCGCCATGCCAAGCACGGTTTTGCCGCATCCCGACTCTCCGATGAGAGCCTGCCGGTCCCCCTCTTCGAGCGAGAGGTCAATTGTATCTACGGCACGGATCCGGCCGGAACGGGCAGGGAATGCGACCTGAATACCGGTAAGGGAGATCAGCGCCATGAGAGAAACCTCCTGGAATAGTTCATTGCTGGGTTCAAATCCGGTTCACCCCGACCCTCGGATTGAATTGGTCCTCAAAACTATAGCCGATCATCGCAAGGGCTAGGGAAATGCCGACAACTGCAATTCCCGGAGGAAGAATCCACCACCAGAGCCCAAGGGCGAGTCCCCCGGAAGAATATGCGTTCTGGATCATCGTTCCCCAATCGACGGTTGTGGTATCCCAAAGTCCGATGAAACTCAGACCCACTCCCATCACCAGCAGGTGCTGGGACTGGGAGACAAATTTCACCATCACCACCGGCATCACGTTGGGCAGAATATGCCGGGACATGATCTGGAAATCCGATGCGCCTATCGCCCGTGCCCCTTCAACGAAATTCATCCGGGATACCGAGAGCACCTGGGACCGGATGACGCGGATACCGTAAACACTGCCAAGGACTCCCATCAGGATACTGATTTGCAAAATTCCGGGGGAGAAGAATGTAGTCAGTACAATAAGCAGGGGGAACATCGGGATCGGCATGAAAATATCGATCGATCTCGATACGATCTCATCGACAAGGCCCCCATAGTACCCTATAACAATTCCCACGCTGGTGCTGATGAGGACAGACAAGAAAGCAGAACAGAACCCAAACAAAAGGGTGATGCATGCCCCGTACACCAGTTGGCTGAAAATGTCCTGACCGAGATCGTTTGTCCCGAAAAGATGTGCGTCCCCCGGTGGTTCCAGGGGTTTTCCGGTGATTGCCAGAGGGCCGGGGGGAGCAATCACTGGAGCGGCGAGTGCGATCCCGAAGTAGATGCCCAGGACAACGATACTTATCCAGAAGATGATCTTCCTATTCATCTGTCCCCATCCTGATCCGCGGATCGATCATGGAGGAGAGGATATCGGCAAGCAGCATCGCGCTTATGGTGAGAAGGGAATCCAAAAGGAAAATTCCCTCGAGGAGTGGCAGGTCCCTCATCCTGAGGGCTTCGGTTGTCATGTATCCGATCCCAGGCCAGGAAAAAACTGTTTCGATGAACACATTCCCCATAATGATCGCAGCGCATTGGAACGTGGTGATTGTGATCATGGGAAGGAGCGCATTTTTCAGCGCATGACTCCAGAGGATATCGCGTTCATCGAGTCCTTTTGCCCGTGCGGTTGTAATATAATCCTCCCCGATGACTGCGATCATCGAGTTTCGCATCACGTAGTAATTCCCGGTTGCGATAAAAAATGTCATAAGGGAGATCGGAAGGATTGCATGGTACAGCACATCGGGAATATCGAGACCGGTTGACAGGATACCAATGCCACTGTACCCTCCGAGCGGAAACCAATGAAGGGAAAAGGAGAAGACCATTACGGCCATGATTGCCCACCAGAACTCGGGGATAGCCCGGACCACGATCATGATGTTGAAGAGCGCAAGATCCTTTTTACTTCCCGATTTCCATCCTGACCAGGCTCCCATCAGCGTGCCGGCAAGGATCCCGAGAATTGTTGCCGGGAGCAGGAGGATGAGTGACCAGCAGAGTTTCTCCAGGATCATGGAGAATACCGGCAGGCCGTACGCATAGGAATAACCCCACTGCCCGTGGAGGATATTGATGATATAGAGAACGTACTGGTCGGCGAGGGGAAGGTTGAGCCCGAACTGCTGGTAGAATTGTTCGACGGTTTCCTTTGGGATTTTGTTGGAGAGCCAGAGAAGGTAGTTGGTGATATAATCCCCGGGCATAAGATGCAGGAGAAAGAATGTGACCGTCACGCAGACAAGAAACGATATCCCGCTGAAACAGAGTCGCCGGGCGAGGTACTGCCCGCTGATCATAGCATCACCGGCATATCATATCCTTTGGTTTTGGGGCTGGTTCCCTGTGGGAAGATTCCGGGGGCCGTGACGCTGGTTCACCGGATCTTTCAGCTGACCGGAATTATTCAGATGAAAAAAAAATATGACGTACATGCTTTGCCCGGTTCCAGGAAAAATTTACGATGCCTTTACCGGGGTCAGATTCGCAAGCACTTTTGGATCGAGGACACTGTGATATCCCGGGCCGATATTCCAGCCGATAAACCTGTCGTTCCTGTAAGCTACAATCGTGTCAGTTGTGCCAACCGGAACGGTGGGGATATCCCGGGCAAGGAGATCCTGCATTTCGTACGCGAGTTTTTTTATCTCTCCCTGGTCTGACGTGTTCTTCATCCGGCTGACAAGACTGTTGTATTCCGGATTATTGTAATTGTAATAATTTGCTTCCTGCATCGGCGTCACCGAGAAATCGATGAGTGCATTAGCATCGTCGTGAAGCTGCACCGGGAATGAATCAATAAACACCGGGTTTTCATTGACCGCAGCACGGTACCGGGTCTTGTCATCAAAGGTAACCGTGCTCAGGGAGATACCCAGTTTAGCCCAGTCGTTTTTTAGCACGGTAATTATTTTTTGTGTACTTCCTCCTCCGAGATTGACCCCCGTGTTCTGCTTGCCACTGCCTCCCTCGCCCCCGGTCGGGATGGTGATCGCTACCGGTTTGCCGTCCGGTCCAAGAAGTACGCCTTCACTGTTTCTGGTGAATCCGGCACTGGCGAGGATCTCCTGTGCTTTTGTCAGGTTGTAATCATACATACCCGTGTCCGCCGGGTTCACGTAATCGCCGGCAAGATCCGGTATCAGGAATGTAGTGTCCGTGGGACTGCCGGTGCCTATGAGCGAGCTGATCGTATCCCGATCCACTGCGTGGCTCATGGCCTGGCGGAACGCCGGGATACTGGAGGGATATTTTCCCATGTTGAAGGCTACTTCAAATGTACCCGTGTCGTTGATCGTGTAGAGGCTGATGCTTTTTTGTCCGGAGAGACTCTGTGCCACGGTCGGGCTTATGCCCGACACCACGTCGACCTCTCCGTTTTTGAGGGCCAGAACCTGGCTGTCCGGATTGGCGATAAGCCGTAACACAACACCGGTCACGACGGGAACCTTCCCGTAATACTCATCATTTCTTTTCATCTGGACATACCCGGGTTCAGCTTTGGAAAAAATAAACGGGCCCGTTCCCACGAACTTCGTGTCCCTGTAGTGTTGCGGGTCGGTGATATTTTCCCAGAAATGGCGGGGAGAGATTGTTATGCCCGGTGTATGCGAGATCTGGTCGAGGAATCCGGAATACGATGTTTTCAGTGTGAAGACTGCCGTATGGTCGTCCGGGCAGTCAATGGACTGTACATCGTTAAGCACGAACCCCAGAGTGAGGTTGTTGTTTTTCATGTAGTCCCGGGTGAATTTAACATCTGAACAGGTGAATGGGACTCCGTCATTCCAGGTTGCATTTTTTACCAGGTGGAATGTCCAGGTCTTTGCATCTCCGGAAACATCCCAGCTCTCGGCGAGTGCAGGATTGAATTTCCCGTTCCGGTCCTTTATCACCAGGCCTTCGTATACATTGGGTGCACCGCTGTCTTTCTGCATATTATTTGTATAGGTAATAGACGACGGGGAATCCACCGGGATTACGACATCTGTTGTGGTTGTTGATGCCGGATTCGGCTCGGTTGTCGATGCTGCAT encodes:
- a CDS encoding class I SAM-dependent methyltransferase, with the protein product MTETSDPFWKTADDARQYDELTRTRFACIYPVIADQIINRTGITRGACLDVGSGPAPLAIALAWISNLQVTALDSSPAMFALARENIRRGHMKDRVVPVIGDVHAIPAADATFNLVVSRGSYHSWNNLPVAFREILRVMKPGGTAYIGGGYGSARIRDEMLAGRSERGDADTSDHFARTRFRTLPADRIRAAIHDAEISDYRIISDDSGFWVIIQKNE
- a CDS encoding type IV pilin, translating into MMSHGKSGTEDAVSPVVGVMLMLVVVVIIAAVVSAFAGGMASNSQKAPTNVAIEGTYSQANGMTISHVRGDAVALSKVDFRTTPSELFGADASKFAWNINKTILRSVTGDPVFFNATGFYNTSAFVVGDTLVINHADCVDYVPVGGTAFGKDPNVPPGVNANARVLWDGGSTKTQYFAAYTFGNPTNIGKYFYLDLVDPTGNIINRAKVTITA
- a CDS encoding type IV pilin gives rise to the protein MEIWAEEDTMHYLKRISRENGEEGVSPVVGVMLMLVVVIIIAAVVSGFAGGLMSGQAKSPTIAMDVQIKNTGVYASSVFEAKVVTVSEPIPTKDLKLVTTWTNSSGGKGGATVTKATNVFGWGGGGFPAAGGTAPWGYGPGVAASNSGKPNEAAQQFGVYTLIGGTSMYAYPAGQSGGFITSPGSTGYGVGNSMGQYTGWSYTAGTTVDGMQAVLGNNWESLVSGNVVNVKLVYIPSGATIFNKDVVVG
- a CDS encoding ATP-binding cassette domain-containing protein, which translates into the protein MLELANVTKYYTRGFLRKQKNVAVNNVSLSMRRGETLGLVGESGSGKTTLGRIALRLIEPSSGTVRFDGIDLTALSRPALRHYRKRMQIIFQDPDTSLNPCMTIHDCVAEPFRIWHLAGQREMEDRIPELLEQVGLQPELASRFPFEISGGQKQRVALARVLALNPVFIVADEPTAALDLSVQAQVLNLLKDIQRKRNLTLLFISHDLQVIGKMSDTVAVLHKGEIVEQGKTSEVLLHPQNPYTSRMIAAAHKSEAWFGKGT
- a CDS encoding ABC transporter ATP-binding protein; translation: MALISLTGIQVAFPARSGRIRAVDTIDLSLEEGDRQALIGESGCGKTVLGMAVMGLLPENAQVRGTIQYGNQNLISLSPRKLQQIRGREISLISQNSANALNPVVKIGEQVAEPLLTHKLLSRQAAQDEASRLLGLMGFDDPEQAKNRYPHEFSGGMRERILIAMALSCNPRLIIADEPTAGLDAQVKLQVLELIKKQLADDRTLLLITHDLGAASFLCTRIAVMYAGEIVETGLLQDVLSMPKHPYTQGLIASHPSAGLHPIPGMSPPPDQLPAGCRFFPRCQAATDACRSTHPTLTETSRSHQVRCVHYA
- a CDS encoding ABC transporter permease codes for the protein MNRKIIFWISIVVLGIYFGIALAAPVIAPPGPLAITGKPLEPPGDAHLFGTNDLGQDIFSQLVYGACITLLFGFCSAFLSVLISTSVGIVIGYYGGLVDEIVSRSIDIFMPIPMFPLLIVLTTFFSPGILQISILMGVLGSVYGIRVIRSQVLSVSRMNFVEGARAIGASDFQIMSRHILPNVMPVVMVKFVSQSQHLLVMGVGLSFIGLWDTTTVDWGTMIQNAYSSGGLALGLWWWILPPGIAVVGISLALAMIGYSFEDQFNPRVGVNRI
- a CDS encoding ABC transporter permease, whose amino-acid sequence is MISGQYLARRLCFSGISFLVCVTVTFFLLHLMPGDYITNYLLWLSNKIPKETVEQFYQQFGLNLPLADQYVLYIINILHGQWGYSYAYGLPVFSMILEKLCWSLILLLPATILGILAGTLMGAWSGWKSGSKKDLALFNIMIVVRAIPEFWWAIMAVMVFSFSLHWFPLGGYSGIGILSTGLDIPDVLYHAILPISLMTFFIATGNYYVMRNSMIAVIGEDYITTARAKGLDERDILWSHALKNALLPMITITTFQCAAIIMGNVFIETVFSWPGIGYMTTEALRMRDLPLLEGIFLLDSLLTISAMLLADILSSMIDPRIRMGTDE
- a CDS encoding ABC transporter substrate-binding protein, giving the protein MIFCIISGCTSNAASTTEPNPASTTTTDVVIPVDSPSSITYTNNMQKDSGAPNVYEGLVIKDRNGKFNPALAESWDVSGDAKTWTFHLVKNATWNDGVPFTCSDVKFTRDYMKNNNLTLGFVLNDVQSIDCPDDHTAVFTLKTSYSGFLDQISHTPGITISPRHFWENITDPQHYRDTKFVGTGPFIFSKAEPGYVQMKRNDEYYGKVPVVTGVVLRLIANPDSQVLALKNGEVDVVSGISPTVAQSLSGQKSISLYTINDTGTFEVAFNMGKYPSSIPAFRQAMSHAVDRDTISSLIGTGSPTDTTFLIPDLAGDYVNPADTGMYDYNLTKAQEILASAGFTRNSEGVLLGPDGKPVAITIPTGGEGGSGKQNTGVNLGGGSTQKIITVLKNDWAKLGISLSTVTFDDKTRYRAAVNENPVFIDSFPVQLHDDANALIDFSVTPMQEANYYNYNNPEYNSLVSRMKNTSDQGEIKKLAYEMQDLLARDIPTVPVGTTDTIVAYRNDRFIGWNIGPGYHSVLDPKVLANLTPVKAS